From Pseudothermotoga thermarum DSM 5069, a single genomic window includes:
- the deoC gene encoding deoxyribose-phosphate aldolase: MNFEKMIEEKLEAYRTNYKFEIEQDKIVSKDQIRSKIEHTLLKPTASPEDVERLCNEALEHKFFGVCVNPCYAELTVEKLRGTGIKVVSVVGFPLGASTPSIKAKEAEELVKIGVDEIDMVLNIGMLKSKKWEYVYEEISQVVEASKPAPVKVIIETCYLTLEEKIAACLISELAKAAFVKTSTGFGPEGAKVEDVHLMKWCVPNLGVKASGGIRTFKQACQMVLAGADRIGTSQGVQLILQEV; the protein is encoded by the coding sequence ATGAATTTTGAAAAAATGATTGAGGAAAAGTTGGAGGCTTACAGAACAAATTACAAGTTTGAGATTGAGCAGGATAAGATTGTATCGAAAGATCAAATAAGATCGAAGATTGAGCACACACTTTTAAAGCCAACGGCTTCTCCTGAAGATGTGGAGCGTTTGTGCAATGAAGCTTTAGAACACAAATTTTTTGGTGTTTGTGTGAATCCTTGTTATGCAGAACTAACCGTTGAAAAATTGCGGGGTACGGGAATCAAAGTTGTCAGCGTTGTTGGATTTCCACTTGGAGCAAGTACTCCGAGTATTAAGGCAAAAGAAGCAGAAGAATTAGTGAAAATTGGTGTTGATGAAATAGATATGGTTTTAAACATTGGTATGTTAAAATCAAAAAAGTGGGAGTATGTTTACGAAGAAATTTCGCAGGTTGTTGAGGCTTCAAAGCCCGCACCTGTGAAGGTCATAATAGAAACTTGCTATTTAACTTTAGAGGAAAAAATAGCAGCTTGCCTTATAAGTGAACTTGCGAAGGCAGCTTTCGTGAAAACTTCCACTGGGTTTGGACCGGAAGGAGCAAAGGTTGAGGACGTGCATTTGATGAAGTGGTGTGTACCAAACTTGGGCGTCAAAGCTTCAGGTGGCATAAGAACTTTCAAGCAAGCTTGTCAAATGGTGCTTGCAGGTGCAGATAGGATAGGAACCAGCCAAGGAGTACAACTTATCTTGCAGGAGGTGTAA
- a CDS encoding Maf family nucleotide pyrophosphatase codes for MQPRLILASTSPRRRKLLKIFLKEFEIVDPQIPEIPESSAEETARKLSLLKALSVFERNPDAIVIGADTVVEIDGKILGKPENPNEAKQQLLTLSGRWHTVHTAVAVVNKLEVWQKHFVAKVKFRKVPNDFIDFYANNFSVGKAGSYGLQDLGAVFVEHIVGDPYVVIGLPIGELALYLKKKGWWNFETTREDDQSWF; via the coding sequence ATGCAACCGAGGTTGATTTTGGCTTCAACTTCTCCAAGGAGAAGAAAGCTTTTGAAAATTTTTCTCAAGGAATTCGAAATTGTCGATCCACAAATTCCAGAGATACCTGAATCTTCCGCAGAAGAAACAGCAAGAAAACTTTCCTTGTTGAAAGCTTTGAGTGTGTTTGAGAGAAACCCAGATGCAATTGTCATCGGGGCTGATACAGTTGTAGAAATAGATGGAAAGATACTTGGTAAGCCTGAAAATCCAAACGAAGCCAAGCAGCAGCTTTTAACTTTAAGTGGCCGATGGCATACCGTTCACACAGCCGTTGCTGTTGTAAACAAATTGGAGGTTTGGCAAAAACATTTTGTTGCAAAGGTGAAATTCAGAAAGGTTCCCAATGACTTCATCGATTTTTATGCGAATAACTTTTCAGTTGGAAAAGCTGGTTCTTACGGTCTTCAAGATCTTGGAGCCGTCTTTGTTGAACACATTGTAGGAGATCCATACGTTGTAATTGGCTTACCGATAGGTGAACTGGCGCTTTATCTTAAAAAGAAGGGATGGTGGAATTTTGAAACCACGCGAGAGGATGATCAAAGCTGGTTCTGA
- the tgt gene encoding tRNA guanosine(34) transglycosylase Tgt, whose translation MESLGFEIVKECGSARVGKLKTAHGVYETPIFMPVGTNANVKLMRSEDLKEIGVGILLGNSYHLAVRPGLEVIELHGGLHQFMNWDGAILTDSGGFQVFSLKKLIKISDEGVLITSPVDGSKIFLTPELSMKIQRTLNSDIVMVLDHCPSPADGYKEVLEATKRTYRWALKCLKEGVQKHQLLFAIAQGGTYEDLRIESAKSLSELPFDGFAIGGLSLGEEYEKTLYMSEVSVSCLPKHKPRYFMGGGSPALIVRLVEIGVDMFDSVFPTRLARHGTALTWEGRLNVKASRYKMDKRPIDEKCSCKVCRNYTRSYIHHLIDREETLGGILLTYHNLYFMMDFMKRLRESILQGTFGSFKEEVLKAYEKDNVVCSDFADNVVDFGKS comes from the coding sequence GTGGAAAGCTTGGGCTTTGAGATTGTAAAGGAATGCGGTTCTGCCAGAGTTGGAAAACTCAAAACAGCTCACGGTGTTTATGAAACACCTATTTTCATGCCGGTTGGAACCAATGCAAATGTCAAGTTGATGAGATCTGAAGACCTTAAAGAAATAGGTGTTGGTATTTTGCTTGGAAATTCTTACCATCTAGCAGTTCGACCTGGTCTTGAGGTGATAGAACTTCACGGTGGGCTTCACCAATTTATGAATTGGGATGGAGCAATTTTAACAGACAGTGGAGGTTTTCAGGTTTTCAGTTTGAAGAAGCTGATAAAAATATCGGATGAAGGTGTACTCATAACATCTCCTGTTGACGGTTCAAAAATCTTTTTGACTCCTGAGCTTTCCATGAAAATTCAAAGAACGTTGAATTCGGATATCGTGATGGTTTTGGATCATTGCCCATCTCCTGCAGATGGTTACAAAGAAGTCCTTGAGGCGACAAAGAGAACTTACAGATGGGCTCTCAAATGTCTTAAAGAAGGTGTTCAAAAGCATCAGCTGCTTTTTGCGATCGCACAAGGTGGAACGTACGAAGATCTCAGAATTGAGAGTGCCAAAAGTTTGTCAGAGCTACCTTTTGATGGATTTGCAATAGGTGGATTGAGTTTGGGTGAAGAGTACGAAAAAACGCTTTATATGTCTGAAGTCAGCGTTTCGTGTTTGCCAAAGCACAAACCGAGGTATTTCATGGGTGGGGGTTCCCCTGCGCTTATAGTAAGACTGGTTGAAATTGGTGTGGATATGTTCGACAGCGTTTTTCCAACGAGATTAGCCCGACATGGTACGGCTTTGACGTGGGAAGGAAGGTTGAACGTAAAGGCGTCAAGGTATAAAATGGATAAAAGGCCAATCGATGAAAAATGTTCATGCAAAGTATGTAGAAACTACACTAGATCTTATATACATCATCTCATTGATCGTGAGGAAACACTGGGAGGAATTTTGTTAACTTATCACAACCTGTACTTCATGATGGACTTTATGAAACGATTAAGAGAAAGCATCCTTCAAGGGACCTTTGGTTCGTTCAAAGAGGAGGTGTTGAAGGCTTATGAGAAAGATAACGTTGTTTGCAGTGATTTTGCTGATAATGTCGTCGATTTTGGTAAAAGCTGA
- a CDS encoding HD domain-containing protein, which yields MISREQAYELLQKHLSSRNLLKHCLAVEVVMRALARKLNEDEDTWGLAGLLHDLDYDYTKDSPDQHGFKTVEILEEYDVPKTVLDAILAHCEKKPIETKMERAIYCSDPVTGFIVAAALITPEKSLRSIDTDFLLRRFKEKAFAKGANRDQMKSCENLGLSLQEFLDLSLNAMREISEILGL from the coding sequence ATGATAAGCAGAGAACAAGCGTATGAATTGTTGCAAAAACATTTGTCATCGAGGAATTTGCTTAAACATTGTCTGGCTGTTGAAGTTGTGATGAGAGCACTGGCAAGAAAATTGAACGAGGATGAAGATACATGGGGTTTGGCTGGTTTGCTACACGATCTTGATTACGACTACACCAAGGATTCTCCCGATCAACATGGCTTTAAGACTGTGGAAATATTGGAAGAATACGATGTACCAAAAACCGTTTTAGATGCAATACTGGCCCATTGCGAAAAAAAGCCGATTGAAACCAAGATGGAAAGAGCGATTTACTGTTCAGATCCAGTCACAGGCTTCATAGTCGCAGCTGCTTTGATTACACCCGAGAAATCGCTAAGATCGATTGATACGGATTTCCTACTGAGAAGATTCAAGGAAAAAGCTTTTGCAAAAGGTGCAAACAGAGATCAAATGAAAAGTTGCGAAAATCTAGGATTATCGTTGCAGGAGTTTCTTGATTTATCCTTGAATGCAATGAGAGAAATAAGCGAAATCTTGGGGCTTTGA
- the amrS gene encoding AmmeMemoRadiSam system radical SAM enzyme, which translates to MDKTALYFSTLDKERVKCELCPHNCVLDNGQVGLCLARKNEDGVLLTLNYGLITSIAIDPIEKKPLFHLNPGEQILSVGTFGCNMKCPFCQNWEISQEIAPTRRITPEQLVSIAVSRKSRGIAYTYNEPFIWFEFVLDTSRIAAREGIYNVLVTNGMISEEPLHLLLQSIHAMNVDLKAFDEQLYKKLAGDLETVKRTIKLAVENSVHVEVTTLIVPGFNDDENMLEKEFQWLASLDKSIPLHLTRYFPSYKYNVPATPVEILVKFYNLAKKYLDFVYLGNVWDQNYESTFCPSCGTLVVKRVGYQVQVVGLDEEGRCAKCRRRIVRIL; encoded by the coding sequence GTGGATAAAACAGCGCTTTACTTTTCCACGTTGGATAAAGAAAGGGTAAAGTGTGAATTGTGCCCGCACAATTGCGTGCTGGATAATGGACAAGTTGGTTTGTGCTTGGCAAGAAAAAATGAAGATGGAGTTCTTTTAACACTTAACTACGGTTTAATAACCTCAATTGCCATTGATCCCATCGAAAAAAAGCCGCTTTTCCATTTAAATCCAGGTGAACAGATTCTATCTGTTGGAACCTTTGGTTGCAACATGAAGTGTCCGTTTTGCCAAAATTGGGAGATATCGCAGGAAATAGCTCCAACGCGTAGGATTACCCCAGAACAGCTTGTTTCAATTGCCGTATCTAGAAAGTCAAGAGGTATAGCTTATACGTACAACGAACCTTTCATTTGGTTTGAGTTTGTCCTTGATACCTCAAGGATAGCGGCAAGAGAGGGAATTTACAACGTTTTGGTCACCAATGGAATGATATCGGAGGAACCACTGCATTTGCTTTTGCAGTCCATTCATGCCATGAATGTTGATTTAAAGGCTTTCGACGAGCAGTTGTACAAGAAGTTGGCAGGTGATCTTGAAACTGTTAAAAGAACCATAAAATTAGCCGTTGAAAATAGCGTACACGTTGAAGTGACCACTTTGATTGTTCCTGGCTTCAACGACGATGAGAATATGCTTGAAAAAGAGTTTCAATGGCTTGCGAGTTTGGATAAATCGATACCCCTTCATTTGACAAGGTATTTTCCAAGTTACAAATACAACGTTCCAGCTACTCCTGTTGAGATTTTGGTTAAATTCTACAATCTTGCAAAGAAATATCTTGATTTTGTTTACCTTGGTAATGTTTGGGATCAAAACTATGAAAGTACCTTTTGTCCTTCCTGTGGTACACTGGTTGTGAAAAGGGTAGGATATCAAGTTCAAGTCGTTGGTTTGGACGAAGAAGGTAGGTGCGCTAAATGCCGAAGAAGGATAGTAAGGATTTTATAA
- a CDS encoding Gx transporter family protein codes for MVKVKKLVYASVLIALGSMMYIFESIIPFPIPFGKWGFSNFVVLFSATVFDLKTTLLVAIGKSVFGNLIAGHVFDPVFVLSFCGSLSAAFIQFAAWRIKFFGLAGVSLLGSIGNNLTQALVGMAVLKSSAFLILLPWMLILGIPGAFANAMIVKKVKEYATEVDFGFNFSKEKKAFENFSQGIRNCRSTNSRDT; via the coding sequence ATGGTGAAAGTAAAGAAGTTGGTTTATGCTTCCGTTTTAATAGCGTTAGGTTCGATGATGTATATTTTCGAAAGTATAATCCCATTTCCTATTCCTTTTGGAAAATGGGGTTTTTCAAATTTTGTGGTATTGTTTTCAGCCACTGTGTTCGATTTGAAAACAACTTTGCTTGTTGCAATTGGAAAAAGTGTTTTTGGGAATTTGATCGCAGGTCACGTGTTTGACCCAGTTTTTGTGTTGAGTTTTTGTGGCTCTTTATCAGCTGCTTTCATTCAGTTTGCAGCTTGGAGGATAAAATTCTTTGGTTTAGCTGGGGTTAGTTTACTTGGCAGCATCGGTAACAATTTAACCCAAGCTTTAGTCGGAATGGCTGTGCTTAAGTCTTCTGCATTTTTAATCTTACTTCCTTGGATGTTGATACTTGGTATCCCAGGGGCTTTTGCCAACGCAATGATAGTTAAGAAGGTGAAAGAATATGCAACCGAGGTTGATTTTGGCTTCAACTTCTCCAAGGAGAAGAAAGCTTTTGAAAATTTTTCTCAAGGAATTCGAAATTGTCGATCCACAAATTCCAGAGATACCTGA
- the pyrR gene encoding bifunctional pyr operon transcriptional regulator/uracil phosphoribosyltransferase PyrR, whose amino-acid sequence MVRIKILSEDEIRRSLMRISHEILERNKGVDDVVLVGILTRGAFLADRLARNIELIEGKKVEVGYLDVGPYRDDEKRTDVDRSSINFDLNGKIVILTDDVLFTGRTVRAALDGIMRRGRPKSVQLAVLVDRGHRELPIRPDFVGKNLPTSKTREKVKVCLKEIDGEDAVYIVRLED is encoded by the coding sequence ATGGTGAGGATTAAGATTCTTTCAGAAGACGAAATAAGAAGATCTTTAATGAGGATAAGTCATGAAATACTTGAAAGAAACAAAGGTGTGGACGACGTTGTACTTGTGGGCATTTTAACGCGTGGTGCGTTTTTGGCTGACCGTTTGGCAAGAAACATTGAACTTATAGAAGGCAAAAAAGTTGAAGTTGGTTATCTTGACGTTGGTCCTTATAGAGATGATGAAAAGCGAACTGATGTAGATAGAAGTTCAATCAATTTTGATTTGAACGGGAAAATAGTTATTCTAACTGACGATGTTTTGTTCACTGGTAGAACAGTTAGAGCAGCTTTGGATGGCATTATGAGAAGGGGAAGGCCAAAAAGTGTACAGTTGGCAGTTTTGGTGGACAGAGGTCACAGAGAACTTCCCATAAGACCTGATTTTGTCGGCAAGAATCTTCCTACTTCCAAAACGCGAGAAAAAGTTAAAGTGTGTCTGAAGGAAATCGACGGAGAAGACGCTGTTTACATAGTTCGATTGGAGGATTAA
- a CDS encoding NusG domain II-containing protein: MFGKYDIFVFLFVFAIFFVFLLFRTNASIEFVEVLKDGKLIMRIHHPGVYEVFDDGRYVMKVVFENGKVWVEEADCPNKLCEKIGKIGAGGVIVCLPNKLIIKAMGGKSKVDVITW, from the coding sequence TTGTTTGGCAAGTATGATATATTCGTTTTTTTATTTGTTTTTGCAATATTTTTTGTTTTTTTGCTCTTTCGAACAAATGCGTCTATCGAATTTGTCGAAGTGTTAAAAGACGGAAAACTAATTATGCGGATTCATCATCCAGGAGTTTACGAAGTTTTTGATGATGGAAGATATGTTATGAAAGTGGTTTTTGAAAATGGAAAAGTTTGGGTGGAAGAAGCCGATTGTCCAAACAAGTTGTGCGAAAAAATCGGCAAAATTGGTGCAGGTGGAGTGATAGTTTGCCTGCCCAATAAACTGATCATCAAAGCCATGGGTGGAAAGAGCAAAGTGGATGTCATAACATGGTGA
- the priA gene encoding replication restart helicase PriA produces MFYRVAISKISVDETFVYSSDVKLEIGERVIVDFHGRKVKGYVVEESEAPGRKIKPILERLDGFSFLSENDVLLAKWISEQYLVPIGKVFDLLLPSYIDKYLETFVEPTTELIGLKRTKLQDFLKTRSEEDLKMLLKKGYVRLSKSKEAIKMPRIPAEKTFVILTDDLSKLLHKVENEIEYDVLNYLSLAKVSKTEDLINALGISMKELEKMVLKGIIRFSSLALPVESIASREGSLRFHLENNAILIFGQDDIARFKFVIPKISEVLSQGKSILFLSPYVSQAVKLAGIANVVFEQRSIVFHANLTDARKTFAWLSAYTGKPAIFFATRAGVFLPIKNLGLIVIESEEEESYYQMHEPIYDAVEIAWKKAEFFKVPLIALSASGRLKTFVRVEKNSRYDISVKNTNVIIEKLREKQIVSPKMLEEIDRKLREGYGALIITRRKGYAPYVICFVCETLVKCPNCDVPLSYHKLKHTLKCHLCGWEEQAVRNCPKCGAPALYPIGFGGERLERVLKYHIPEAVIRFLDVEEYDEKSLLESLIKFEVGQTDVLIVTQPIAHLVSLSRVGFVGITNIDSFLNQPDYSSTERMIQFVRKITQLGAKVTVLIQVRNIDPGIITSYINEPLENLYESELLRRKESKYPPYCDIVQVILESHDAAIGWEIIQDFAAKLQMAEILGPVEHPMFKVGGKYRYHFIAKTQQLKLTLEEIRRQYKLVGKHGIKVLVNPPRLV; encoded by the coding sequence ATGTTTTACCGCGTAGCCATTTCCAAAATTTCCGTTGATGAAACTTTTGTCTATAGTTCGGATGTAAAGTTGGAAATAGGTGAAAGAGTAATCGTTGATTTTCATGGAAGAAAGGTTAAAGGCTACGTTGTGGAAGAATCCGAAGCACCAGGTCGAAAAATAAAGCCAATTTTGGAGCGTTTGGATGGATTCAGTTTTCTTTCCGAAAACGATGTTTTGCTCGCAAAATGGATATCCGAACAATATCTTGTTCCAATCGGTAAGGTATTTGATTTGCTTCTCCCTTCTTATATCGACAAATACTTGGAAACTTTTGTTGAACCGACAACAGAATTGATAGGATTAAAAAGAACAAAGCTTCAAGATTTTTTGAAGACAAGATCAGAAGAAGATTTGAAGATGCTCCTGAAAAAGGGATACGTAAGGTTGAGTAAATCAAAGGAAGCAATTAAAATGCCAAGAATACCAGCAGAGAAGACATTTGTGATTTTAACTGACGATCTGTCAAAGCTTTTGCACAAAGTTGAGAATGAGATCGAGTACGATGTGTTGAATTATCTTTCACTTGCAAAAGTGTCAAAAACAGAAGACTTGATAAACGCCCTTGGAATCAGCATGAAAGAACTTGAAAAAATGGTTTTAAAAGGCATCATTCGTTTTTCAAGCTTGGCCCTTCCGGTAGAAAGCATTGCTAGTCGTGAAGGTTCTTTGCGCTTTCATCTTGAAAATAACGCGATTTTGATATTCGGGCAGGATGACATAGCAAGGTTCAAGTTTGTAATCCCGAAAATTTCCGAGGTACTCAGCCAAGGTAAGTCTATTTTGTTCCTTTCGCCATATGTTTCACAAGCCGTTAAACTTGCCGGAATTGCAAACGTCGTTTTCGAGCAAAGATCAATAGTTTTTCACGCGAACCTTACCGATGCCAGGAAAACTTTCGCTTGGTTGAGTGCTTACACAGGAAAACCAGCGATATTCTTTGCAACGCGTGCAGGGGTTTTTTTACCGATAAAAAATTTAGGATTGATTGTGATTGAGAGTGAAGAGGAAGAATCTTATTATCAAATGCATGAACCCATTTATGATGCAGTGGAAATCGCCTGGAAAAAAGCCGAGTTTTTTAAAGTACCGCTGATTGCGCTTTCTGCTTCTGGTAGGCTGAAAACTTTTGTAAGAGTTGAAAAAAATAGCAGATACGATATATCGGTGAAAAACACCAATGTGATCATTGAAAAACTCCGTGAAAAACAAATAGTTTCACCTAAAATGCTGGAAGAAATAGACAGAAAACTTCGTGAAGGTTACGGAGCGCTGATCATAACCAGAAGAAAAGGGTATGCACCATACGTTATTTGTTTTGTTTGTGAAACTTTGGTTAAATGCCCAAATTGCGATGTTCCTTTATCGTATCACAAACTGAAACATACGTTGAAGTGTCATTTGTGTGGTTGGGAGGAGCAAGCCGTTAGAAATTGCCCAAAATGTGGTGCCCCAGCCTTGTATCCTATAGGTTTTGGTGGAGAACGATTGGAAAGAGTTTTGAAGTATCACATACCGGAAGCTGTGATACGATTTTTAGATGTTGAAGAATACGATGAAAAATCATTGTTGGAATCTTTGATCAAATTCGAAGTTGGTCAAACTGATGTTTTGATCGTAACTCAACCAATCGCACATCTTGTGAGTTTATCGCGGGTTGGCTTTGTTGGAATTACAAACATTGACAGCTTCTTAAATCAACCGGATTATTCCTCCACAGAACGCATGATTCAGTTTGTTAGAAAGATCACTCAACTTGGTGCAAAAGTAACTGTATTAATTCAAGTTCGAAATATCGATCCAGGGATTATAACATCATACATCAATGAGCCTTTAGAAAATCTTTACGAATCGGAGCTACTTCGCAGGAAAGAAAGCAAATATCCGCCTTATTGTGATATTGTTCAAGTGATCTTGGAATCGCACGATGCAGCTATCGGGTGGGAAATCATTCAAGATTTTGCGGCAAAATTGCAAATGGCAGAAATACTTGGACCAGTTGAACATCCAATGTTTAAGGTGGGGGGAAAGTACAGATATCATTTCATTGCCAAAACTCAGCAACTTAAGTTAACGCTTGAAGAAATAAGGCGACAGTACAAACTTGTTGGAAAACACGGGATAAAAGTTCTTGTGAATCCACCTAGATTGGTGTAA
- the radC gene encoding RadC family protein, which translates to MIKAGSEALSEEELLAIILRTGSQDLNVMDLAKELWETFGKSLRTLFNASLQEIASIKGIGIAKATSIKASLELGKRLYEELSENKLVFTNPESIYQFCHDMRFYEKEVLRVICLDSKLKMVFHRDLTEGTNNQTLFHPREVFRIAIRSNCNFIVLVHNHPSGDPTPSFEDRISTDKIVAAGEIIGIPVLDHVVVGSESFFSFRENGLLDSFGKSTGKINKEKRERKLRKS; encoded by the coding sequence ATGATCAAAGCTGGTTCTGAAGCTCTTTCTGAGGAAGAGTTACTCGCTATAATCCTTAGAACTGGAAGCCAAGATCTTAACGTAATGGATCTTGCCAAAGAACTTTGGGAAACATTTGGAAAATCTTTGAGAACGTTGTTCAACGCTTCTTTACAAGAAATTGCTTCAATCAAGGGAATTGGAATAGCAAAAGCGACTTCTATAAAAGCTTCCTTAGAGCTTGGCAAGCGTCTTTACGAAGAGCTTTCAGAGAACAAGTTGGTGTTCACCAACCCGGAATCAATTTATCAATTCTGTCATGACATGAGATTTTACGAGAAAGAGGTGTTGAGGGTTATTTGTCTTGATAGTAAGTTAAAGATGGTTTTTCACCGTGATTTAACGGAAGGAACAAATAATCAAACGCTTTTTCATCCGCGTGAAGTATTTAGAATTGCGATTAGATCCAATTGCAACTTCATAGTGTTGGTTCACAACCATCCTTCGGGAGATCCCACTCCCAGTTTTGAGGATAGAATTTCAACTGATAAAATTGTCGCGGCAGGGGAGATCATAGGCATCCCGGTTTTGGATCACGTTGTAGTTGGATCTGAGAGTTTTTTCAGTTTCAGAGAAAACGGTTTGCTTGATTCTTTTGGGAAATCTACTGGCAAAATCAACAAGGAAAAAAGGGAAAGAAAGCTTCGAAAATCTTGA
- a CDS encoding cyclodeaminase/cyclohydrolase family protein encodes MAWDKLSLREFIEKVADKNPTPGGGAVSALVCALAAALNEMVSNLTLARNDYSDWHAEMERTLENMKEIRLKMLEHIELDIKAFDEVIEAYKMPKETEEQKEARKTAIQEALKKAAKVPYEVCRYSREVLRFAEIVARWGNINAISDAVSAAELAFGAFQAAKANVLINLNSIKDEQFVEYMKHELRTLTGEAEGALKAVKEVAKERGKLGL; translated from the coding sequence ATGGCTTGGGACAAGCTTTCTTTAAGGGAATTCATCGAAAAGGTTGCGGATAAGAATCCAACACCGGGTGGAGGAGCTGTAAGCGCACTGGTGTGTGCTTTGGCAGCGGCGCTTAATGAAATGGTTTCAAATCTAACCCTTGCAAGAAATGATTATTCTGATTGGCACGCCGAGATGGAAAGAACACTTGAAAATATGAAAGAGATACGCCTCAAGATGTTGGAACACATTGAACTTGATATAAAAGCCTTTGATGAAGTAATTGAGGCTTACAAAATGCCAAAGGAAACGGAAGAACAAAAGGAAGCAAGAAAAACGGCTATCCAGGAAGCACTTAAAAAAGCGGCAAAGGTACCTTACGAGGTGTGTCGTTATTCAAGAGAGGTTCTAAGGTTTGCCGAAATTGTTGCAAGATGGGGAAATATTAACGCCATTTCCGATGCAGTTAGTGCGGCAGAATTAGCCTTTGGAGCGTTTCAAGCGGCTAAGGCAAATGTGCTCATCAATTTGAATTCCATAAAAGACGAACAGTTTGTTGAGTATATGAAGCATGAGCTTAGAACTTTGACCGGTGAAGCTGAAGGAGCTTTGAAAGCGGTCAAGGAGGTTGCAAAAGAACGTGGAAAGCTTGGGCTTTGA
- a CDS encoding FAD:protein FMN transferase has protein sequence MPKKDSKDFIKINRTLFWIFLLGLTFAVAFLIRIFFNSQKTLYYELNGFTMGTYYRIVVASSKVESKQLAEIIFKELDRIYKKYNPKDPESVVWKINSSNDWVDLDEETFVIVDSALKFAELTNGAFDPALGTLISLWGFDRLDEKIPSKIPPDEAIKKALEQSGYKNVELDGRTRRIRLHNNVKLDLGGIVKGYALDRAYQIAKEIDPSCTGFIEVGGDIRILGPKFGSRPWVVGVRDPFSPSKAVTYFYMTSGAVATSGDYERYFVYENKKYHHIIDPKTGYPAQGVTSATVISEDAITADALSTAAFVSGADWEYVILEYPKIGGIVLLISHDGTVKKSSAIKAYEKR, from the coding sequence ATGCCGAAGAAGGATAGTAAGGATTTTATAAAAATCAACCGCACGTTGTTTTGGATTTTTCTGTTGGGATTAACCTTTGCAGTAGCTTTCTTGATAAGGATCTTTTTCAATTCTCAAAAAACCTTGTACTATGAATTGAATGGTTTTACGATGGGAACTTATTATAGGATTGTGGTGGCATCTTCTAAAGTAGAGTCGAAGCAACTTGCTGAGATTATCTTCAAAGAGCTTGATAGAATATACAAAAAGTACAATCCAAAGGATCCGGAAAGCGTTGTTTGGAAGATCAATTCGTCCAACGATTGGGTGGATCTTGACGAGGAAACTTTTGTAATTGTTGATTCGGCACTGAAATTTGCTGAACTTACAAATGGAGCGTTTGATCCTGCACTTGGCACTTTGATATCACTTTGGGGATTCGATAGGTTGGATGAAAAAATTCCTTCAAAGATCCCACCTGATGAAGCCATAAAAAAAGCGCTTGAACAAAGTGGATACAAGAACGTGGAACTCGATGGAAGAACTAGAAGAATCAGACTACACAACAACGTTAAATTAGATCTTGGAGGAATTGTGAAAGGCTATGCCCTAGATCGTGCATATCAAATAGCGAAAGAGATTGACCCTAGTTGCACTGGGTTCATCGAAGTTGGTGGTGATATAAGAATACTCGGCCCGAAATTTGGTTCAAGACCATGGGTAGTAGGCGTGCGTGATCCTTTTAGCCCTTCCAAAGCCGTTACGTATTTTTACATGACTTCGGGAGCAGTTGCAACTTCCGGCGATTACGAGAGATACTTCGTTTATGAGAATAAAAAGTATCATCACATAATAGATCCAAAAACAGGTTATCCTGCACAAGGTGTTACATCGGCAACCGTCATTTCTGAGGATGCCATAACTGCGGACGCTTTATCGACAGCTGCTTTTGTTTCAGGTGCAGATTGGGAATACGTGATTTTAGAATATCCAAAAATTGGTGGTATTGTGTTGCTGATATCTCACGATGGAACTGTAAAGAAATCTTCTGCGATCAAGGCGTATGAGAAAAGGTAA